One region of Hymenobacter sediminicola genomic DNA includes:
- a CDS encoding RICIN domain-containing protein, whose product MLSTGSALGGLPASGPATQPGTQAATTLGPGEGTGLTGSYFNNGTLAGTPLLRRVDAVVDFEWKMGIPAPGLRSDNFSVRWEGQIEAPATGRYKFITKSNDGVRLWINGKQILDNWNGQGSTTTSTSAEVSLAAGERTTIKVEYYDQDGDANVRLQWVRPGQGAQTVPSVYLYPLEGPGMPVAEAPTVLTVAPAPEPAAKPAKATAAAKTPATPKAAPAAKVAVAAKPAAPKPAPAPKPAKQAAPTSAEIAKALSIPGVFTLMARSDGKPLEVQGDAPVSKEPGLATAPTGAPQWEIEEAGSGYYKLTVQGGRKVLEVLGSETSNGAALSLWPYYSGNNQLWKIEEAGEGYYKLTAKHSNKALTAGTEEEGGLQQRRYASRPTQQWKLEAAAPKDAQLAGPIAANVPVTGSNRLAVYPNPSNGVVQMAYQLGEAQPMGWVLYDQRGSAVRVSDYRRQNAGPHHQTLDFTGLPAGDYNLNLTVGATTTRQLVSIRRPGAATAEPAAEAAK is encoded by the coding sequence TTGCTCTCTACCGGCTCTGCGCTGGGCGGACTGCCTGCCTCGGGCCCCGCCACACAACCAGGTACGCAGGCTGCTACTACCCTCGGACCGGGCGAAGGCACCGGCCTGACGGGCTCCTATTTCAACAACGGCACCCTGGCCGGTACACCGCTGCTGCGTCGCGTCGATGCTGTTGTCGATTTTGAGTGGAAAATGGGTATTCCGGCCCCTGGCCTGCGTAGTGACAACTTTTCGGTGCGCTGGGAAGGACAGATTGAAGCCCCCGCCACAGGCCGCTACAAGTTCATTACCAAATCCAATGATGGGGTGCGGCTGTGGATAAACGGCAAGCAGATTCTCGACAACTGGAACGGACAGGGCAGCACCACTACTTCTACCAGTGCCGAGGTAAGCCTGGCCGCCGGTGAGCGAACCACCATCAAAGTGGAATACTATGACCAGGATGGAGACGCCAACGTGCGCCTGCAGTGGGTACGCCCAGGGCAAGGGGCACAAACCGTTCCTTCTGTATACCTCTACCCGCTGGAAGGCCCCGGCATGCCGGTAGCAGAGGCGCCCACTGTACTTACTGTTGCGCCTGCGCCGGAACCCGCTGCAAAACCGGCCAAAGCCACGGCCGCTGCTAAAACCCCAGCAACGCCCAAAGCAGCTCCTGCTGCCAAAGTAGCTGTAGCTGCAAAACCAGCGGCCCCCAAACCAGCTCCGGCTCCGAAGCCTGCAAAACAGGCCGCTCCTACGTCTGCCGAAATTGCCAAGGCGCTCAGCATTCCTGGCGTGTTTACGCTTATGGCCCGCTCCGACGGAAAACCGTTGGAAGTACAGGGCGACGCCCCGGTGTCGAAAGAGCCAGGCCTGGCAACGGCACCTACCGGAGCGCCCCAGTGGGAAATTGAGGAAGCAGGTAGTGGTTACTACAAGCTCACAGTGCAGGGCGGACGCAAGGTGCTGGAAGTGCTAGGCAGCGAAACCTCTAATGGCGCGGCCCTGAGCCTCTGGCCTTACTATAGCGGAAACAACCAGCTCTGGAAAATAGAGGAAGCCGGCGAAGGCTATTACAAACTCACAGCCAAGCACAGCAACAAAGCCCTGACTGCCGGCACCGAGGAAGAAGGCGGCCTGCAGCAGCGCCGCTACGCTAGCCGCCCCACGCAACAATGGAAGCTGGAAGCTGCAGCCCCAAAAGATGCCCAGCTGGCCGGCCCGATAGCCGCCAACGTGCCCGTAACTGGTTCCAACCGCTTGGCAGTATATCCCAATCCCTCCAACGGGGTGGTGCAGATGGCATACCAACTGGGAGAAGCGCAGCCGATGGGCTGGGTACTCTATGACCAGCGGGGCTCGGCAGTTCGCGTATCGGACTACCGCCGCCAGAACGCCGGCCCTCACCACCAGACTCTCGACTTCACGGGCCTTCCCGCCGGCGACTATAACCTAAACCTAACCGTAGGCGCCACCACCACTAGGCAGCTGGTGAGCATCCGCCGGCCAGGTGCCGCCACCGCTGAACCCGCTGCTGAGGCCGCTAAATAG
- a CDS encoding methylated-DNA--[protein]-cysteine S-methyltransferase has translation MSETVAFLSSPVGLLRLRGTDAGLAAVEFLNDDVHAQTPPHQVPESLQEAYRQLRAYFGRELRDFTLTYDVQQGTEFQRRVWTALTDVGFGRTASYLDLARQLGNPAAVRAVGAANGQNPLAIVWPCHRIIGASGQLTGYAGGLPRKKWLLEFEQPSVQASLF, from the coding sequence ATGTCTGAAACTGTTGCTTTTCTCTCCTCGCCGGTTGGGCTGCTACGCCTGCGCGGCACCGATGCGGGCCTAGCAGCCGTGGAGTTTCTCAACGATGATGTGCATGCCCAAACGCCTCCCCACCAAGTGCCGGAAAGCCTGCAGGAAGCATACCGGCAGCTGCGCGCCTACTTTGGGCGGGAACTTCGTGACTTCACGCTGACCTACGATGTGCAGCAGGGCACGGAGTTTCAGCGCCGTGTCTGGACTGCGCTGACGGATGTGGGGTTCGGCCGCACTGCTTCTTACCTCGACCTGGCCCGGCAGCTGGGCAACCCGGCCGCAGTGCGGGCTGTGGGCGCGGCTAACGGGCAGAATCCGCTGGCCATTGTGTGGCCCTGCCACCGCATCATCGGGGCTAGCGGCCAACTGACCGGCTACGCTGGCGGACTGCCGCGCAAGAAGTGGCTACTGGAGTTTGAGCAGCCGTCTGTGCAGGCCTCCTTGTTTTGA
- a CDS encoding M4 family metallopeptidase, with product MLNKYSAAALMLLGGLSSTGLAQDLSRVQSKDLNDNGTPYLVQFKADVAAYQLNQASQLLRDQLQLTTDDQLLPLKSEADELGFAHEKFQQYYKGIKVEHATYSVHARGGKVQSISGQFERVRGLNPTPSLSSDAALQRAMSFVGARKYMWQDDREEASLKQLENNPNATYRPQGELVVVRNMRTTNAALAGKPTLAWKFNVYAQAPISRAYIYVDAHSGEVVGQDNIIKHAAATATFATAYSGTRALANGTATGGYNLREVTRGLGIETYNCKRSNSYTGAADFVDADNNWTAAEYNNTNFDNVAGDAHFGAQATYDYWKLVHNRNSYDNAGAKIKSYVHFDDVPGGAGYENAFWDGVRMTYGDGASTFKPLTAMDVCGHEIGHAVCEKTANLTYQNESGAMNEGFSDIWGACVEARAVSTYGLTGKSTWLIGEEIMKAGGALRSMSSPNTYGQPDTYKGTYWRATTTSPTQSNDYGGVHTNSGVLNYWFYLLSQGGSGTNDIGSAYTVAGIGLDDAAKIAYRAEAVYLSASSTYANARTAAISAATDLYGAGSAQVTAVTNAWYAVGVGAAAGGGGTPTTPVYCASKGTNVSYEWIDLVSLGSITRSSASNAGYYDGTALTTTVTAGSSQTISYSAGFASTAYTEYWKVYIDYNQDGDFLDSGETVVNRAGTSSATTLSSTFTVPATAKNGKTRLRVVMSDASATSSCGSFSYGETEDYSITISGGAAIAGNMGSNASMGITQSVSRSLELYPNPATDVVNIIMPDNAPVVSVTLTDLRGAKVTGLRISGDQLNVSALAKGIYTLTVSDGQKVFHQRFVKQ from the coding sequence ATGCTCAACAAGTACTCTGCGGCAGCGCTGATGCTGCTCGGTGGCCTAAGCTCAACCGGCTTGGCCCAGGACCTTTCTCGGGTGCAAAGCAAAGACCTCAACGACAACGGCACCCCTTATTTGGTGCAGTTCAAAGCCGATGTGGCCGCCTACCAGCTCAACCAGGCTAGCCAACTGCTGCGCGACCAGTTGCAACTTACTACCGACGACCAGCTGCTTCCCCTCAAATCGGAAGCCGACGAGCTGGGCTTTGCGCACGAGAAGTTTCAGCAGTATTACAAAGGCATTAAGGTAGAGCATGCTACCTACTCAGTGCACGCCCGCGGTGGTAAAGTGCAGAGCATCAGCGGACAGTTTGAGCGGGTGCGTGGCCTCAACCCGACTCCCTCACTTTCCTCAGACGCTGCATTGCAGCGCGCTATGTCGTTTGTGGGAGCTCGCAAATACATGTGGCAAGACGACCGGGAAGAAGCCAGCCTGAAGCAGCTTGAAAACAACCCCAACGCCACCTACCGCCCGCAGGGTGAGCTGGTGGTGGTGCGTAATATGCGCACCACCAATGCCGCGCTGGCCGGCAAACCCACGCTGGCCTGGAAGTTTAACGTTTATGCGCAGGCTCCTATCAGCCGTGCTTACATCTACGTAGACGCGCATTCCGGCGAAGTAGTAGGCCAGGACAACATCATTAAGCATGCGGCGGCTACGGCCACATTTGCCACGGCCTACAGTGGCACCCGCGCGTTGGCCAACGGCACCGCTACCGGCGGCTACAACCTGCGTGAAGTCACGCGCGGTCTGGGCATCGAAACCTACAACTGCAAACGCAGTAACAGCTACACTGGCGCCGCCGACTTTGTGGATGCCGACAACAACTGGACGGCCGCCGAGTACAACAACACCAACTTCGATAACGTGGCCGGCGATGCGCACTTCGGCGCGCAGGCTACCTACGACTACTGGAAGCTGGTGCACAACCGGAATTCCTACGACAATGCCGGAGCCAAAATCAAAAGCTACGTGCATTTTGATGATGTGCCAGGTGGAGCCGGCTACGAAAACGCCTTCTGGGATGGAGTGCGCATGACCTACGGCGACGGGGCCAGCACCTTCAAGCCCCTGACGGCCATGGACGTATGCGGCCACGAAATCGGGCACGCTGTCTGCGAAAAAACGGCCAACCTGACCTACCAGAACGAGTCGGGCGCTATGAACGAAGGCTTCTCCGACATCTGGGGCGCTTGCGTGGAAGCCCGCGCTGTAAGCACCTATGGTCTCACCGGCAAGAGCACCTGGCTCATCGGCGAAGAAATCATGAAGGCTGGCGGCGCGCTGCGCTCCATGAGCAGCCCCAACACCTACGGCCAGCCCGATACTTACAAAGGCACTTACTGGAGAGCTACTACTACCAGCCCTACGCAGTCGAATGATTACGGCGGAGTGCACACCAACTCGGGCGTGCTCAACTACTGGTTCTATCTGCTGAGCCAGGGTGGTTCGGGCACCAACGACATCGGGAGTGCCTACACGGTGGCAGGCATAGGCTTAGATGATGCCGCCAAAATTGCCTACCGTGCCGAAGCAGTATACCTGTCGGCTTCTTCTACTTATGCCAATGCCCGCACGGCCGCTATTTCGGCCGCTACGGACTTATATGGTGCCGGCTCGGCGCAGGTGACAGCCGTTACGAATGCGTGGTACGCCGTGGGTGTAGGTGCCGCCGCAGGTGGCGGTGGTACGCCCACAACGCCTGTTTATTGTGCCAGCAAAGGCACGAACGTGTCGTACGAGTGGATTGATCTGGTGAGCCTGGGCAGCATCACCCGCAGCTCGGCCAGCAACGCCGGCTACTACGACGGCACGGCCCTGACCACGACCGTGACGGCCGGCTCCTCGCAGACGATCAGCTACAGCGCCGGCTTCGCCTCCACGGCCTACACCGAGTACTGGAAAGTGTACATCGACTACAACCAGGATGGTGACTTTCTGGACAGCGGCGAGACGGTAGTCAACCGGGCGGGCACGAGCAGCGCCACGACGCTGAGCAGCACGTTCACGGTGCCGGCCACGGCCAAGAACGGCAAGACCCGCCTGCGGGTGGTGATGAGCGACGCCTCGGCCACGAGCAGCTGCGGCAGCTTCAGCTACGGCGAAACCGAGGACTATTCCATCACCATCTCCGGCGGCGCGGCTATTGCCGGCAACATGGGCAGCAACGCCAGCATGGGCATTACCCAGAGCGTTTCGCGCAGCCTCGAGCTGTACCCGAACCCCGCTACCGATGTCGTGAACATTATCATGCCCGACAACGCCCCCGTAGTATCCGTGACGCTCACGGACTTGCGTGGTGCCAAGGTAACCGGCCTGCGTATCAGCGGCGACCAGCTGAACGTGTCGGCTTTGGCCAAAGGCATCTACACTCTCACCGTCAGCGACGGGCAGAAAGTGTTCCATCAGCGTTTCGTGAAGCAATAG
- a CDS encoding alpha/beta hydrolase translates to MSISRHWLCLPALLLLPLLLGLANEYAVARPSRRTQDLAYVPANDPTYDAERHRLDVYAPKEASVALHPVVVFIHGGSWNSGSKGFYSFIGRRLAKQGVVAVILNYRLAPQVEVPAMADDCARAVIWTTQHIADYGGDPQRVFVMGHSAGGGLAALLTADNRLFQRHGLARNPIRGAILDDPAGLDMYDYLQKMEYPNDAQYLVPFGKQPETWREVSAMYHVTATTPPFLIFVGGKTYPSISGSSRKFREKLTALGRPPQFAVLPGKHHIPMVLQLYWQHNVLYQQLLKFVGV, encoded by the coding sequence ATGTCTATTTCCCGCCATTGGCTCTGTCTGCCGGCCCTGTTATTGTTGCCATTGCTACTAGGCCTCGCCAATGAGTATGCTGTGGCCCGGCCCAGTCGGCGCACCCAAGACCTAGCCTATGTGCCGGCCAACGACCCCACCTATGATGCCGAACGACACCGCCTTGATGTGTATGCGCCCAAAGAAGCCTCGGTCGCACTGCATCCGGTAGTGGTATTCATTCATGGCGGTAGCTGGAACAGTGGCAGCAAGGGCTTTTACTCGTTCATTGGGCGGCGCCTGGCCAAGCAGGGGGTAGTGGCCGTTATTCTCAACTACCGGCTGGCTCCGCAGGTGGAGGTGCCTGCCATGGCCGACGACTGCGCCCGGGCCGTCATCTGGACTACCCAGCACATTGCTGACTATGGCGGCGACCCGCAACGCGTCTTTGTTATGGGGCACTCAGCTGGTGGCGGCCTGGCGGCGCTGCTCACCGCCGACAACCGCCTGTTTCAGCGCCATGGGCTAGCTCGCAACCCCATCAGAGGCGCTATTCTGGACGACCCGGCCGGATTGGATATGTATGACTATCTGCAGAAGATGGAGTATCCCAATGATGCGCAGTATTTGGTGCCGTTTGGGAAGCAGCCAGAAACATGGCGCGAGGTATCGGCTATGTACCACGTTACGGCTACTACACCACCGTTTCTGATTTTTGTGGGTGGCAAAACGTATCCGTCTATCAGCGGGAGTAGCCGAAAGTTTCGGGAGAAGCTAACGGCGCTGGGGCGGCCTCCCCAGTTTGCAGTGCTGCCCGGCAAGCACCACATTCCGATGGTATTGCAGCTCTACTGGCAGCACAATGTGCTATATCAGCAGCTACTGAAGTTTGTGGGAGTATAA